The Drosophila teissieri strain GT53w chromosome X, Prin_Dtei_1.1, whole genome shotgun sequence genome has a segment encoding these proteins:
- the LOC122625235 gene encoding transcriptional regulator ovo isoform X2, whose amino-acid sequence MGGGRDGRGNYGPNSPPTGALPPFYESLKSGQQSTASNNTGQSPGANHSHFNANPANFLQNAAAAAYIMSAGSGGGGCAGNGGGGASGPGGGPSANSGGGGGGGNGYINCGGVGGPNNSLDAYGIILKDEPDIEYDEAKIDIGTFAQNIIQATMGSSGQFNASAYEDAIMSDLASSGQCPNGAVDPLQFTATLMLSSQTDHLLEQLSDAVDLSSFLQRSCVDDEESTSPRQDFELVSTPSLTPDSVTPVEQHNANTSQLDALHENLLTQLTHNMARSSSNQQQHHQQHGVQQQQQQHNVQQQQQHNVQQQHGVQQQHVQQQPPPSYQHATRGLMMQQQPQHGGYQQQAAMMSQQQQQLLSQQQQQSHHQQQQQHAAAYQQHNIYAQQQQQQQQHHQQQQQHHHFHHQQQQQQQPQSHHSHHHGHGHDNSNMSLPSPTAAAAAAAAAAAAAAAAAAHLQRPMSSSSSSGGTNSSNSSGGSSNSPLLDANAAAAAAAALLDTKPLIQSVSNPFGQPLNTQSQQQKQGQQITLMKTTRYTEFVEMVSMDVTVKPEPFNEAKTEMTEITTDELTLEAETLAATAAAAEGTHVLAPSPAPLSSGRKLRGRAKAVAYGSTMITLISTLKSSPEVPATKTVHRTTLRSLASAAAATAAGLLAPSPTVSVLNESKVLQRRLGLPPDLQLEFVNGGHGIKNPLAVENAHGGHHRIRNIDCIDDLSKHGHHSQQQQQQGSPQQQNMQQSVQQQQQQSVQQQQSLQQQQQQQHHQHHSNSSASSNASSHGSAEALCMGSSGGANEDSSSGNNKFVCRVCMKTFSLQRLLNRHMKCHSDIKRYLCTFCGKGFNDTFDLKRHTRTHTGVRPYKCNLCEKSFTQRCSLESHCQKVHSVQHQYAYKERRAKMYVCEECGHTTCEPEVHYLHLKNNHPFSPALLKFYDKRHFKFTNSQFANNLLGQLPMPVHN is encoded by the exons aTGGGCGGCGGTCGCGACGGCCGAGGGAACTACGGACCCAACTCACCGCCAACGGGAGCATTGCCTCCGTTCTACGAGAGCCTCAAGAGCGGCCAACAGAGCACGGCCAGCAACAATACGGGCCAGAGTCCCGGCGCCAATCACTCGCATTTCAACGCAAATCCAGCGAATTTCTTGCAAAACGCCGCGGCGGCAGCGTACATTATGTCGGCAGGTTCCGGTGGAGGAGGCTGTGCCGGTAACGGAGGTGGTGGAGCATCGGGGCCAGGTGGTGGCCCATCGGCAAAtagcggtggtggtggcggcggcgggaATGGTTACATCAACTGTGGCGGTGTTGGTGGTCCAAACAATAGTCTCGACG CCTACGGCATAATACTCAAGGATGAGCCGGACATTGAGTACGACGAGGCCAAGATCGATATTGGCACCTTTGCGCAGAACATAATCCAGGCAACGATGGGCAGCTCCGGTCAGTTCAATGCCAGCGCCTATGAGGATGCTATAATGTCCGACCTGGCCAGTTCGGGTCAGTGTCCAAATGGCGCCGTCGATCCGCTGCAGTTCACGGCCACTCTGATGCTGAGTTCGCAGACAGATCATCTACTGGAGCAGCTGTCCGATGCCGTGGACTTGAGCTCATTCCTGCAAAGGAGCTGTGTGGACGACGAGGAGTCCACCAGTCCGCGGCAGGACTTTGAGCTGGTGTCGACGCCCTCGCTGACGCCGGATTCAGTGACGCCGGTGGAGCAGCACAATGCCAATACATCCCAGCTGGATGCCCTGCACGAGAATTTGCTGACGCAGCTCACCCACAATATGGcccggagcagcagcaatcagcagcagcaccatcagcagcatggtgtgcagcagcaacagcagcagcataatgtgcaacagcagcagcagcacaatgtgcaacagcagcatggcgtgcagcagcagcatgtcCAGCAGCAACCACCGCCCTCGTATCAACATGCGACGCGTGGCCTgatgatgcagcagcagccgcagcacgGCGGCTATCAGCAGCAAGCTGCCATGATgtcacaacagcagcagcaattgctcagccagcagcagcagcagtcgcaccaccagcagcagcagcaacatgccgCTGCCTACCAGCAGCACAACATCTatgcccagcagcaacagcagcagcagcagcatcatcaacagcagcagcaacatcatcacttccaccaccagcaacaacagcagcagcagccacagtcGCATCATTCGCACCATCATGGCCATGGTCATGATAACAGCAATATGTCGCTGCCATCGCCAActgcggctgcagctgcggctgctgcggccgctgctgctgcggctgccgcAGCCGCTCATCTGCAGCGGCcaatgagcagcagcagcagctccggcGGCACcaatagcagcaacagcagcggtggcagcagcaacagtccgCTCCTGGATGCAAacgctgctgcagcagctgcagctgccttGTTGGACACAAAGCCACTCATCCAAAGCGTAAGTAATCCTTTTGGTCAACCACTAAATACGCAAtcacagcagcaaaagcagggACAACAAATCACCTTGATGAAGACCACCAGGTACACGGAATTCGTCGAGATGGTGTCAATGGATGTGACGGTCAAGCCAGAGCCATTTAACGAAGCCAAAACGGAAATGACCGAGATCACCACCGACGAGTTGACTTTGGAAGCGGAGACCctagcagcaacagcagcagctgcagaggGAACTCACGTTCTGGCACCATCGCCGGCACCATTGTCGTCGGGCAGAAAGCTGCGAGGTCGCGCCAAGGCTGTGGCCTATGGCTCCACTATGATCACGTTGATATCCACGCTGAAATCCTCGCCAGAGGTGCCGGCCACCAAGACGGTGCATCGCACCACACTGCGATCTTTGGcttcggcggcggcggccactGCAGCGGGTTTGCTGGCGCCATCGCCCACCGTTTCCGTTTTGAATGAGAGCAAAGTCTTGCAGCGGCGC TTGGGCTTGCCGCCGGATCTGCAGCTGGAGTTTGTGAACGGCGGCCATGGCATTAAGAACCCGCTGGCCGTGGAGAATGCCCATGGTGGCCATCACCGAATTCGCAATATCGATTGCATTGATGATCTCAGCAAGCATGGCCACcactcgcagcagcagcagcagcaaggctcgccgcagcagcaaaataTGCAGCAAtcggtgcagcagcagcaacagcagtcggtgcaacagcagcaatccctccagcaacaacagcagcagcagcaccaccagcaccacagcaacagcagtgcAAGCAGCAATGCCAGCAGTCACGGCTCCGCCGAAGCCCTTTGCATGGGCTCATCCGGCGGAGCCAACGAGGATTCCTCTTCGGGCAACAACAAGTTCGTCTGCCGCGTCTGCATGAAGACCTTCTCGCTGCAACGCCTGCTCAACCGGCACATGAAGTGCCACTCGGACATCAAGCGGTATCTGTGCACCTTCTGCGGCAAGGGATTCAATGACACCTTCGACCTCAAGCGCCACACGCGCACCCACACGGGCGTCCGTCCGTACAAGTGCAATCTGTGCGAGAAGAGCTTCACGCAGCGCTGTTCCCTGGAGTCGCACTGCCAGAAGGTGCATAGCGTTCAGCACCAGTACGCCTACAAGGAGCGCAGAGCCAAG ATGTACGTGTGCGAGGAGTGCGGCCACACCACCTGCGAGCCGGAGGTCCACTATCTGCACCTGAAGAACAACCATCCGTTCTCGCCGGCGCTGCTGAAGTTCTACGACAAGCGACACTTTAAGTTCACCAACTCGCAGTTCGCCAACAATCTGCTCGGCCAGCTGCCCATGCCAGTCCACAACTAG
- the LOC122625235 gene encoding transcriptional regulator ovo isoform X4 produces the protein MGGGRDGRGNYGPNSPPTGALPPFYESLKSGQQSTASNNTGQSPGANHSHFNANPANFLQNAAAAAYIMSAGSGGGGCAGNGGGGASGPGGGPSANSGGGGGGGNGYINCGGVGGPNNSLDAYGIILKDEPDIEYDEAKIDIGTFAQNIIQATMGSSGQFNASAYEDAIMSDLASSGQCPNGAVDPLQFTATLMLSSQTDHLLEQLSDAVDLSSFLQRSCVDDEESTSPRQDFELVSTPSLTPDSVTPVEQHNANTSQLDALHENLLTQLTHNMARSSSNQQQHHQQHGVQQQQQQHNVQQQQQHNVQQQHGVQQQHVQQQPPPSYQHATRGLMMQQQPQHGGYQQQAAMMSQQQQQLLSQQQQQSHHQQQQQHAAAYQQHNIYAQQQQQQQQHHQQQQQHHHFHHQQQQQQQPQSHHSHHHGHGHDNSNMSLPSPTAAAAAAAAAAAAAAAAAAHLQRPMSSSSSSGGTNSSNSSGGSSNSPLLDANAAAAAAAALLDTKPLIQSGQQITLMKTTRYTEFVEMVSMDVTVKPEPFNEAKTEMTEITTDELTLEAETLAATAAAAEGTHVLAPSPAPLSSGRKLRGRAKAVAYGSTMITLISTLKSSPEVPATKTVHRTTLRSLASAAAATAAGLLAPSPTVSVLNESKVLQRRLGLPPDLQLEFVNGGHGIKNPLAVENAHGGHHRIRNIDCIDDLSKHGHHSQQQQQQGSPQQQNMQQSVQQQQQQSVQQQQSLQQQQQQQHHQHHSNSSASSNASSHGSAEALCMGSSGGANEDSSSGNNKFVCRVCMKTFSLQRLLNRHMKCHSDIKRYLCTFCGKGFNDTFDLKRHTRTHTGVRPYKCNLCEKSFTQRCSLESHCQKVHSVQHQYAYKERRAKMYVCEECGHTTCEPEVHYLHLKNNHPFSPALLKFYDKRHFKFTNSQFANNLLGQLPMPVHN, from the exons aTGGGCGGCGGTCGCGACGGCCGAGGGAACTACGGACCCAACTCACCGCCAACGGGAGCATTGCCTCCGTTCTACGAGAGCCTCAAGAGCGGCCAACAGAGCACGGCCAGCAACAATACGGGCCAGAGTCCCGGCGCCAATCACTCGCATTTCAACGCAAATCCAGCGAATTTCTTGCAAAACGCCGCGGCGGCAGCGTACATTATGTCGGCAGGTTCCGGTGGAGGAGGCTGTGCCGGTAACGGAGGTGGTGGAGCATCGGGGCCAGGTGGTGGCCCATCGGCAAAtagcggtggtggtggcggcggcgggaATGGTTACATCAACTGTGGCGGTGTTGGTGGTCCAAACAATAGTCTCGACG CCTACGGCATAATACTCAAGGATGAGCCGGACATTGAGTACGACGAGGCCAAGATCGATATTGGCACCTTTGCGCAGAACATAATCCAGGCAACGATGGGCAGCTCCGGTCAGTTCAATGCCAGCGCCTATGAGGATGCTATAATGTCCGACCTGGCCAGTTCGGGTCAGTGTCCAAATGGCGCCGTCGATCCGCTGCAGTTCACGGCCACTCTGATGCTGAGTTCGCAGACAGATCATCTACTGGAGCAGCTGTCCGATGCCGTGGACTTGAGCTCATTCCTGCAAAGGAGCTGTGTGGACGACGAGGAGTCCACCAGTCCGCGGCAGGACTTTGAGCTGGTGTCGACGCCCTCGCTGACGCCGGATTCAGTGACGCCGGTGGAGCAGCACAATGCCAATACATCCCAGCTGGATGCCCTGCACGAGAATTTGCTGACGCAGCTCACCCACAATATGGcccggagcagcagcaatcagcagcagcaccatcagcagcatggtgtgcagcagcaacagcagcagcataatgtgcaacagcagcagcagcacaatgtgcaacagcagcatggcgtgcagcagcagcatgtcCAGCAGCAACCACCGCCCTCGTATCAACATGCGACGCGTGGCCTgatgatgcagcagcagccgcagcacgGCGGCTATCAGCAGCAAGCTGCCATGATgtcacaacagcagcagcaattgctcagccagcagcagcagcagtcgcaccaccagcagcagcagcaacatgccgCTGCCTACCAGCAGCACAACATCTatgcccagcagcaacagcagcagcagcagcatcatcaacagcagcagcaacatcatcacttccaccaccagcaacaacagcagcagcagccacagtcGCATCATTCGCACCATCATGGCCATGGTCATGATAACAGCAATATGTCGCTGCCATCGCCAActgcggctgcagctgcggctgctgcggccgctgctgctgcggctgccgcAGCCGCTCATCTGCAGCGGCcaatgagcagcagcagcagctccggcGGCACcaatagcagcaacagcagcggtggcagcagcaacagtccgCTCCTGGATGCAAacgctgctgcagcagctgcagctgccttGTTGGACACAAAGCCACTCATCCAAAGC ggACAACAAATCACCTTGATGAAGACCACCAGGTACACGGAATTCGTCGAGATGGTGTCAATGGATGTGACGGTCAAGCCAGAGCCATTTAACGAAGCCAAAACGGAAATGACCGAGATCACCACCGACGAGTTGACTTTGGAAGCGGAGACCctagcagcaacagcagcagctgcagaggGAACTCACGTTCTGGCACCATCGCCGGCACCATTGTCGTCGGGCAGAAAGCTGCGAGGTCGCGCCAAGGCTGTGGCCTATGGCTCCACTATGATCACGTTGATATCCACGCTGAAATCCTCGCCAGAGGTGCCGGCCACCAAGACGGTGCATCGCACCACACTGCGATCTTTGGcttcggcggcggcggccactGCAGCGGGTTTGCTGGCGCCATCGCCCACCGTTTCCGTTTTGAATGAGAGCAAAGTCTTGCAGCGGCGC TTGGGCTTGCCGCCGGATCTGCAGCTGGAGTTTGTGAACGGCGGCCATGGCATTAAGAACCCGCTGGCCGTGGAGAATGCCCATGGTGGCCATCACCGAATTCGCAATATCGATTGCATTGATGATCTCAGCAAGCATGGCCACcactcgcagcagcagcagcagcaaggctcgccgcagcagcaaaataTGCAGCAAtcggtgcagcagcagcaacagcagtcggtgcaacagcagcaatccctccagcaacaacagcagcagcagcaccaccagcaccacagcaacagcagtgcAAGCAGCAATGCCAGCAGTCACGGCTCCGCCGAAGCCCTTTGCATGGGCTCATCCGGCGGAGCCAACGAGGATTCCTCTTCGGGCAACAACAAGTTCGTCTGCCGCGTCTGCATGAAGACCTTCTCGCTGCAACGCCTGCTCAACCGGCACATGAAGTGCCACTCGGACATCAAGCGGTATCTGTGCACCTTCTGCGGCAAGGGATTCAATGACACCTTCGACCTCAAGCGCCACACGCGCACCCACACGGGCGTCCGTCCGTACAAGTGCAATCTGTGCGAGAAGAGCTTCACGCAGCGCTGTTCCCTGGAGTCGCACTGCCAGAAGGTGCATAGCGTTCAGCACCAGTACGCCTACAAGGAGCGCAGAGCCAAG ATGTACGTGTGCGAGGAGTGCGGCCACACCACCTGCGAGCCGGAGGTCCACTATCTGCACCTGAAGAACAACCATCCGTTCTCGCCGGCGCTGCTGAAGTTCTACGACAAGCGACACTTTAAGTTCACCAACTCGCAGTTCGCCAACAATCTGCTCGGCCAGCTGCCCATGCCAGTCCACAACTAG
- the LOC122625235 gene encoding transcriptional regulator ovo isoform X3, with product MGGGRDGRGNYGPNSPPTGALPPFYESLKSGQQSTASNNTGQSPGANHSHFNANPANFLQNAAAAAYIMSAGSGGGGCAGNGGGGASGPGGGPSANSGGGGGGGNGYINCGGVGGPNNSLDAYGIILKDEPDIEYDEAKIDIGTFAQNIIQATMGSSGQFNASAYEDAIMSDLASSGQCPNGAVDPLQFTATLMLSSQTDHLLEQLSDAVDLSSFLQRSCVDDEESTSPRQDFELVSTPSLTPDSVTPVEQHNANTSQLDALHENLLTQLTHNMARSSSNQQQHHQQHGVQQQQQQHNVQQQQQHNVQQQHGVQQQHVQQQPPPSYQHATRGLMMQQQPQHGGYQQQAAMMSQQQQQLLSQQQQQSHHQQQQQHAAAYQQHNIYAQQQQQQQQHHQQQQQHHHFHHQQQQQQQPQSHHSHHHGHGHDNSNMSLPSPTAAAAAAAAAAAAAAAAAAHLQRPMSSSSSSGGTNSSNSSGGSSNSPLLDANAAAAAAAALLDTKPLIQSQGQQITLMKTTRYTEFVEMVSMDVTVKPEPFNEAKTEMTEITTDELTLEAETLAATAAAAEGTHVLAPSPAPLSSGRKLRGRAKAVAYGSTMITLISTLKSSPEVPATKTVHRTTLRSLASAAAATAAGLLAPSPTVSVLNESKVLQRRLGLPPDLQLEFVNGGHGIKNPLAVENAHGGHHRIRNIDCIDDLSKHGHHSQQQQQQGSPQQQNMQQSVQQQQQQSVQQQQSLQQQQQQQHHQHHSNSSASSNASSHGSAEALCMGSSGGANEDSSSGNNKFVCRVCMKTFSLQRLLNRHMKCHSDIKRYLCTFCGKGFNDTFDLKRHTRTHTGVRPYKCNLCEKSFTQRCSLESHCQKVHSVQHQYAYKERRAKMYVCEECGHTTCEPEVHYLHLKNNHPFSPALLKFYDKRHFKFTNSQFANNLLGQLPMPVHN from the exons aTGGGCGGCGGTCGCGACGGCCGAGGGAACTACGGACCCAACTCACCGCCAACGGGAGCATTGCCTCCGTTCTACGAGAGCCTCAAGAGCGGCCAACAGAGCACGGCCAGCAACAATACGGGCCAGAGTCCCGGCGCCAATCACTCGCATTTCAACGCAAATCCAGCGAATTTCTTGCAAAACGCCGCGGCGGCAGCGTACATTATGTCGGCAGGTTCCGGTGGAGGAGGCTGTGCCGGTAACGGAGGTGGTGGAGCATCGGGGCCAGGTGGTGGCCCATCGGCAAAtagcggtggtggtggcggcggcgggaATGGTTACATCAACTGTGGCGGTGTTGGTGGTCCAAACAATAGTCTCGACG CCTACGGCATAATACTCAAGGATGAGCCGGACATTGAGTACGACGAGGCCAAGATCGATATTGGCACCTTTGCGCAGAACATAATCCAGGCAACGATGGGCAGCTCCGGTCAGTTCAATGCCAGCGCCTATGAGGATGCTATAATGTCCGACCTGGCCAGTTCGGGTCAGTGTCCAAATGGCGCCGTCGATCCGCTGCAGTTCACGGCCACTCTGATGCTGAGTTCGCAGACAGATCATCTACTGGAGCAGCTGTCCGATGCCGTGGACTTGAGCTCATTCCTGCAAAGGAGCTGTGTGGACGACGAGGAGTCCACCAGTCCGCGGCAGGACTTTGAGCTGGTGTCGACGCCCTCGCTGACGCCGGATTCAGTGACGCCGGTGGAGCAGCACAATGCCAATACATCCCAGCTGGATGCCCTGCACGAGAATTTGCTGACGCAGCTCACCCACAATATGGcccggagcagcagcaatcagcagcagcaccatcagcagcatggtgtgcagcagcaacagcagcagcataatgtgcaacagcagcagcagcacaatgtgcaacagcagcatggcgtgcagcagcagcatgtcCAGCAGCAACCACCGCCCTCGTATCAACATGCGACGCGTGGCCTgatgatgcagcagcagccgcagcacgGCGGCTATCAGCAGCAAGCTGCCATGATgtcacaacagcagcagcaattgctcagccagcagcagcagcagtcgcaccaccagcagcagcagcaacatgccgCTGCCTACCAGCAGCACAACATCTatgcccagcagcaacagcagcagcagcagcatcatcaacagcagcagcaacatcatcacttccaccaccagcaacaacagcagcagcagccacagtcGCATCATTCGCACCATCATGGCCATGGTCATGATAACAGCAATATGTCGCTGCCATCGCCAActgcggctgcagctgcggctgctgcggccgctgctgctgcggctgccgcAGCCGCTCATCTGCAGCGGCcaatgagcagcagcagcagctccggcGGCACcaatagcagcaacagcagcggtggcagcagcaacagtccgCTCCTGGATGCAAacgctgctgcagcagctgcagctgccttGTTGGACACAAAGCCACTCATCCAAAGC cagggACAACAAATCACCTTGATGAAGACCACCAGGTACACGGAATTCGTCGAGATGGTGTCAATGGATGTGACGGTCAAGCCAGAGCCATTTAACGAAGCCAAAACGGAAATGACCGAGATCACCACCGACGAGTTGACTTTGGAAGCGGAGACCctagcagcaacagcagcagctgcagaggGAACTCACGTTCTGGCACCATCGCCGGCACCATTGTCGTCGGGCAGAAAGCTGCGAGGTCGCGCCAAGGCTGTGGCCTATGGCTCCACTATGATCACGTTGATATCCACGCTGAAATCCTCGCCAGAGGTGCCGGCCACCAAGACGGTGCATCGCACCACACTGCGATCTTTGGcttcggcggcggcggccactGCAGCGGGTTTGCTGGCGCCATCGCCCACCGTTTCCGTTTTGAATGAGAGCAAAGTCTTGCAGCGGCGC TTGGGCTTGCCGCCGGATCTGCAGCTGGAGTTTGTGAACGGCGGCCATGGCATTAAGAACCCGCTGGCCGTGGAGAATGCCCATGGTGGCCATCACCGAATTCGCAATATCGATTGCATTGATGATCTCAGCAAGCATGGCCACcactcgcagcagcagcagcagcaaggctcgccgcagcagcaaaataTGCAGCAAtcggtgcagcagcagcaacagcagtcggtgcaacagcagcaatccctccagcaacaacagcagcagcagcaccaccagcaccacagcaacagcagtgcAAGCAGCAATGCCAGCAGTCACGGCTCCGCCGAAGCCCTTTGCATGGGCTCATCCGGCGGAGCCAACGAGGATTCCTCTTCGGGCAACAACAAGTTCGTCTGCCGCGTCTGCATGAAGACCTTCTCGCTGCAACGCCTGCTCAACCGGCACATGAAGTGCCACTCGGACATCAAGCGGTATCTGTGCACCTTCTGCGGCAAGGGATTCAATGACACCTTCGACCTCAAGCGCCACACGCGCACCCACACGGGCGTCCGTCCGTACAAGTGCAATCTGTGCGAGAAGAGCTTCACGCAGCGCTGTTCCCTGGAGTCGCACTGCCAGAAGGTGCATAGCGTTCAGCACCAGTACGCCTACAAGGAGCGCAGAGCCAAG ATGTACGTGTGCGAGGAGTGCGGCCACACCACCTGCGAGCCGGAGGTCCACTATCTGCACCTGAAGAACAACCATCCGTTCTCGCCGGCGCTGCTGAAGTTCTACGACAAGCGACACTTTAAGTTCACCAACTCGCAGTTCGCCAACAATCTGCTCGGCCAGCTGCCCATGCCAGTCCACAACTAG